The following is a genomic window from Bos taurus isolate L1 Dominette 01449 registration number 42190680 breed Hereford chromosome 11, ARS-UCD2.0, whole genome shotgun sequence.
ccaggcaagaatactggagttggttgccatgcccttctccaggggatcttcctgacccaagggttgaacccgcatctcatatgtctcctgcatcggcaggcaggttctttaccactagcgccacctggagaCCACAAGTTGCTGGCCCAGGGCAGGCAGCCAAGGCCAGGTCTATCACTGGCTGTATTTTAACCCATGACAGGATGTGATGAGGGTCCTCTTAGGAGCAGTGGGATGGGCTGGGGGAGCTTATGGCAGTGAGGAGCCTTCTAGGCCAAGCCACTGCCCCAGGAAAGTGCCACTTGACTAGACTAGGGGAAACGCCATTCCAGGGGAAGGTGATGGGTGAGCTGAGGCACTGAGTGGGAGAAGGGCACAGACATGCCTGTCGACAGCCAGGAAGGAGGCAGCCTGACTTGGACGCAGGGTGGGGACAGGACCAGTGGGAGTGGAAAGTGCTAAGAAGCTGcaacagggcaggaggagattgAGTCTTTGAGGGTCTGGACTGTACCTGTCGTGCTAAAGATTTGGAACAGGAAGAGGAACCTGGATGCTGTTTAGAAGGAGGACTGGAAGCATTGAGATGGAGGCAGGGGACCTTCTCAGTAGAGGTGATGAGGGCCATGCCTGGCGAGTGCGCAGAGGCATCTGACATTCTGGGCCCAGGGACGCCATTCACCTGTTCACCCATTCactctttcattcactcattcacccaATTCATTCATGCAATAACTATTTATTCTGGGCCTAAAGATGTGCCTGTTTCTGTTTGGCACTGAGCATACAGCAGTGGGTCAGGTCatgccaaacaaaacaaaaccctcatGCCCTAATGAGGCTTACTTTCTAGTCAGggaaaatacattataaataagATAAAGATGTTTCAATATATGACACAAGTGATgtggaaaataaaagtctgtggGAGATGGGGGTGTGGGGCAGAGAAAGGCTCTCACAGAGACTGTCATTCCTGTCCCCAGAGGCCTTGCTTCCCTTGCTTTCTTGCTTGTCTTTGATCGTCTTGCCTCAGTTCTGCAGAGGACAGGATGCAAGTGGCTCTAACCGGAGCCTCCCCACTTCCTTCCAGAACATCTTTGCCTGGTGTGGTGCGAAGTCCAACATATTGGAGCGGAACAAGGCACGGGACCTGGCACTGGCCATCCGGGACAGCGAGCGGCAGGGCAAGGCCCACGTGGAGATCGTCACCGATGGGGAGGAGCCTGCCGACATGATACAGGTTGAGAGACATGGGGGTAGCAGGAGGGTGGCCTCTGCTTGAGGCCACCGAAGGAGGCAGTGATCACAGCAGGAGGGCTGTAAGGGCATCTGGGGCCCTGCTTAGGGCTTGGCTGGTTCATCAGGTGCCTTGGTGGGACTCCGAGTCAAGTACCCCTTGGGATGAAGGGACTGGTATCCAGGGACCGAGCCCTCTCCAGCTCTGCCTGGCGCCTTTGTGCAGACatgggtgtgggggtgggagtgaggggGTGGTCCTGGGCATGATAGGTGCCCAGGAATCCCTGGAAATGTGGCCTGCCCTCGTCCCTGCAGGTCTTGGGTCCCAAGCCCTCTCTGAAGGAGGGTAACCCTGAGGAAGACCTCACAGCTGACCGGACAAACGCACAGGCCGCGGCTCTGTATAAGGTGGGTGTCCCGGGCCTGCCCTGGGACCAGGCGGGGGTGTGATCTTGATGCCTGTGGGGCtgagagaagaggagaggagaaagcaGCGGGCAGGTGGGGCCAGGTCCCAGGGTGGTTTATCAGGGCGTGGAGTGAGGGGAGGATGGGAAGTGAACGGATGCTCGGCCCTCCTGGGGAGGTGAATGTCACTTCCCTTCCAGCCCATTCTTAGATATGGAGGTTTGAAACAAGCCGATGCtgagctttactttttttttaaatatctatttatttattatttatttggctgcgttgggcCTTAGTTGCAGCCACAGTcttctttctagttgtggcacttgggcttagttgtcccatggcatctgggatcttagttccctaaccaggggtcgaacctgcatcccctgcattgcacacTGAaaagaagtgttagttgctcagtcatgtccaactctttgcaaccccgtggactgtagcccaccaggctcctctgtccatggcattctccaggcaagaacactggagtggggagccattcccgtctccaggggatcttccagacccagggactgaacccgggtcttctccattgcaggcagattctttactgtctgagccaccagggaagtccctgaactgtACCTTTTTTGAATTCTTTGCATTTACTTGTTAATTTGGAGTCTAATTAATTTCCACAGATTCAGGGGCTCTGGGAGGCAGTGATTGAGGCTGAAGTAGGGATGGGTGTTGTCTGGGATTTGCCTATCAGCTGTCAGTTCTTCCCCTACCTTCGGTCTGCTGTTCAGCCTGGGGTGGTGAGTGGGACCTCTACTGGAGGGACCTGCTCCTTGGTGGAGGTCAGAGCTTTGAACTGCGGGAAGGAGGGTGACATGGCACTGCCCACTCTCCCCCAGGTCTCTGACGCCACTGGACAGATGAACCTGACCAAGCTGGCTGATTCCAGCCCCTTCGCCCTCGAGCTGCTGATACCCGATGACTGCTTTGTGTTGGACAACGGACTCTGCGGCAAGATCTACATCTGGAAGGGTACGTGTAGCTTCTCCACACCAGCCTGAGGCCCCTGTGGTCACTCTAACCAGGAAGGCTTCCCACGAGAGGGCTCAGCCAGCCCATAGACACCTGGCTCAGCGAGCCTCCGTGGCTGATGGTTAATTCCTGGCAAGGGTTCTGCACCTTCAGCCCACCTCTGAATCGTCTGAGGGCCCTGTTAAGACCCAGAGTGAACCACACCCCTGAGACTCTCATTCTCGAggtctgggtttcccaggtggtgctagtgataaagaacccatctggcaatgcaggagacataagagacgcagcttcaatccctggatagggacgatcccttggaggagggtaacccactccagtgttcttgcctggagaattctatggacagaggggcctgacggtctacagtccatgggatcgcggagagttggacactgaagtgacttagcacacatgagaCTTTGCAGGCTCTGGGAACCATCTCTCGGGTTCCCAGGTCTTGCTGCTGACTTTGTGTTGAGGACCACTTGCCACAGGGCTCTCCTAGGCCTCAGTGCCACTGGGACCCCTGCTTCTGCCTGTCTGCCTTGACTGTGACCAATTCTAGATATGAAATCTCACCTTATGCACTGGGTAGCAAACTGGTAGGGCTCGTTTTTCCAAGAGGTTGTATTGGCTAGAAATGAAACACCCTTGGGCAGAAGCCTGCTTGCTAGATCAGACTctaaaaatattgtaacaaagctCTGAGTCTGTGAGTAATTCTCTGTGCTtgtcttttcttgttcttttttttcccccgctgtgctgggtctttgttgctgcatgcctttctctagttgcggtgagcaggggcttccTCTTGGTTTGATGCTtgagtttctcattgtggtggcttctcttgtggagcacaggctttaggtggataggcttcagtagttgcagctcgtgCTTGTGGCGCATGGGTTTGCTCTGAGGCATATGGaaccttcccagagcagggatcaaacctgtgtcccctgcattggcagatggattctcatccactggaacaccagggaagttctgtgtCTTTTCTTGTTCTTGAATGTGTCTCAACTGCCCAGATTATAAACCTCTTGAATGAAATCACATTGTCTCTAGTGCCTTGATGAGATAGCATTTGCTCAGTATAGCatttgctcagtaaatatttgtgacaTGAACCAGGACCAGGAGAACTTTCCAGCTAGGAGGATGGAGAAGTGTTAGGTGTTGTAACTTGGCAGCTATTAGGCATCACACTCTTGCCTCAGGGAAGGCCCAGGAGTGGCAAGCTACAAGGCAGGTTTCTAAGAGGTGAGGAGGACGGtggtagggggtggggaggattgTGTTGCTGGGGCTGCCtttgcatgccaggcttccctgtccttcactgtctccagaagtttgctcaaactgatgtccattgagtcagtgatgccatctaaccatctcatcctcttcctgCCCTTAGTCTTTGCTAGCATCAGCGTCTTCTGATGAAtcatctctttgcatgaggtggccaaagtattggagctttagcttcagcatcattccttccaaagaatattcagggttgatttcctttaggattaaccaGTTTGATCTGGTTTGGAAGTGTCTTTAGCCCCAAGCAAAGAATGGAGAAACCAGTGGGAGAAACAGGAAACTTAGGAGCTGGGAAGAGAAGCATCAGGCAATCACAGAGGAAGGATACAGCACATTAATCTCAGATATATTGTGGCTAATTAGAGTTTTAATAGCCTGGCTGAAGAGCCAACCACAGTTGACAACATTGTTTCCTTGGAAAAATTCCTCCAGGTGGTGCAGGGTTTGGTTAAAGGCGAGAAGGGAGGGCACTGCTGTTCCTTTTTACTGACTCTCAGTTGGTATAACCATTAGGCTGATGTTGGCATCTAGCTTTATGGGAGTAAGATTGCAGTCAATCATGCCCTTTTTTTCTGTCCAATTTAATTTTGCAAGAAAGGCTTGATAACAGTACAGTTGACAGACTCAAAAGGCGGGGGGCCCTGGAAAGGGAGAGAGGGGCCTGAGTGTCTCATGCGAGGGCGACATTAGTTCTCCCTGAATATCCCTGGGGCCCTGGCCCGAGCAGAATGATGATTGGAGCGGGCAGAGGGCAGTTTTCATCTGGAGCTGTGAGTTGGGAGAGGCTGACTTCTCACTGAGCCCCCTCAGGGTGTTCTTAGGACCAGGAGGCCAGCTATTCTGTGggtgtgtgagctcagttgctcagttatgcctggctctttgtgaccccatggactgtgtagcccactggcgtcctctgtccatggaatctggACCTCCTTAAATCTCCTCGAGACAAATGGGATGCGGGCTAGAGAGGGTCCctgctcttttaaaatttatcctcCTTATGATCCAGGGCGCAAAGCTAATGAGAAGGAGAGGCAGGCGGCCCTCCAAGTGGCGGAGGACTTTATCACCCGCATGCGGTATGCCCCAAACACTCAGGTGAGGAGCCCTCCCTGTGCCAGCACACCCTCTTCCTAGACTCTTCCCTGGGCCCCTGCCCCTTGCTTGGACTGGACAAGAAGGGTGAGAAAGCCCCGGGCACAGTCAGGAGCAGTCAGGCCTCCCCTCCTGGAAACACCCAGTGGGAAGGCCCTTCTCAGTCCTTCAGAGTTTTACAGtacatgttattttcttttctttttttttttaaacttgttaatgtacttttttaaaaaagattttttaaatttgtttttaattggaggctaattgcttttcAGTGTTGTGTTGTTTCTGCCGTatgacaatgtgaatcagccCTAAGTATATGTCCCCGCTCTCtggaatctccctcccaccctctgccctgcaccccccgccccccgcccccaccctgcactccttcctgcccctctaggttgtcacagagcccaggctgagctccctgggttATACAGTGACTTCCCACCAGCTATTTTTACACGTGGTAGTATatgtatgtcaatgctactctctcaatttgtcccagcctctcctgtccctgctgtgtccacaagtctgctctctctgtctgcatctctgttcctgctcTATAAATAGATTCATcaatataatttttctagattccatatatgtgttattataccacatttgtttttctctgactcacttcaccctgtataacaggctctagtttcatccacctcactagcactgattcaaatgcattccctttcatgactgagtaatattccacaatCCGTGTTTTTTTCTAAGAGGATGATGGGCAGCGCTCCCCTGGGAGTCCAGCTAGCCGGATGTGCCTCTGGATGACTCATGTGGCTCCTCTGGGCCATGGATTCTAGCTAGTTCTGCCCTTCTCACTGTTTTCTCAGCCCATGTCCCTGTAATCTTTCTTGTCTCTTGGCTTACCTGGAAGAGCATCACTGGCTGGAAGGCCTGTAGACTCAGGCCTGGTGCCCAGCACCCTcctccctggctctggaagagGCAGAGGTGGCAGCCTTGTGAGCCAGACTCTCCCCTGCCATCCCTACAGGTGGAGATTCTGCCCCAGGGCCGCGAGAGTGCCATCTTCAAGCAATTCTTCAAGGACTGGAAGTGAGGGTGGGCATCTCCCTGCCCCTACCTCCTACCCACTTGCTCCTCCTCTGACCTTCTGGTCAGTGCTGAGGTGCCCCTGCCCATGATCAATAAAGGAGACCAGTACTTTTCTTGCTGTTTGCCTGCATTGCCTGCCCTGGGCTAATACTCCCTGCCACACTAGTCACCCAGCTGTGCCCCATGCTGGGCGGAGTAGATGTGTTctacgtgtgctaagtcacttcagtcgtgtatgactctgtgacccctatggactgtagccgacgaggcttctctgtccatgggattctccagacaagaacactgaagtgtgttgccacttccttctccagatcttcccaacctaggaattgaacctgcatctcctgttgtctcctgcattggcaggcgggttctttacaactagcgccacctggtggcAATTCCACAGCCTGTGAGAGGCCAGAGATGGCTTTGCAGAGGGGCCAGCTCCTGAAGGGGCCAGGTGCTCCCAGTGGGCCTGGCTGGCACTACTGCAAACCCAATAGGGAGATGGCATGGGGCCAGGGCTGGGATCACTTTCAGCCCGAGGTTCAGTCTCACATTCCCCACTGGGGGCAGGTTGTGGCAGCGGGTGAGCGCCTCCACCCAAGCTGGAATTTCCTCAGGTGCTCCAGTGAACCGCTGCCAGGCAGCTTCCAAATGATGTATGTTCACCAAGCAAGAGCATAgctcttcacatccatacaggaggTCAGCTTGTCATGTCCTAAGTACACTGCATGGGCTCAGGGCCACGTGGGGTCATGGGAATAGCACCAGACTAACGTCAAGGAGGGTTGTGGGTTCAGGTTCTCACCTGGCTCTCTTTGAGCCTGGGCAAGTTGCTTTTCCTCATCCAGGTCCTaggggtttttttggggggggcgaGGCGGGggcatgctgcacagcatgtgggatcttagttctctgaccagggatcgaacccacacccacCCCTCGCGATGGAAgtctgcagtcttaaccactggactaccagggaagcttccctAGTTCGTTCTCTTGTGTGCTGGGGTGGTGACTGGAATAGCAGAGAAACTAGGGGGCTAAATAGCGGGAGAATGGAGTAACCCCAAAACAGTCCCACCCTGGGGTGTGACCGCTGGGTAAGCCCGGACTGGACAAACCGGAGTCCTAGAGGCTTGGCAGGGCTGCAGccgtcctgacccagggtcacTGCAGGCCCTCAGAGCTGTCTGGCTTTAAGCCCTGACACACTGGATCTTCCATCTGAAACAGAGTGGTGGtggtagtagtagtgttagtcactactactgttagtgttagtcactcagttgtgcccgactctttgggaccccatggactgcagtccaccgggttcctctgcccatagaattctccaagctagaatactggagtgggttgccatttccttctccagggaatcttcttgacccaggaatcgaacctgggactcctgtattgcaggcagattctttaccatctgagccaccagggaagcctatcccAAACAGAAATTCTGATCAATTTCATCTTAGTGGTATTGTGCTGAGAAGCATAGaaaaatcagctctttgcatatcCCCCTCGTTCTCCAACTTTCTCGCCACACAGAGACATCCCGGCGATCACTGGATAGCCTATGCAAAGAGCACGTGCCAGGGGTGAATtttcaaaggggaaagagggatgTTTCCCCTAGAAACTGACATTTTTAGCATTGTAAAGCATTTTGGGTCTCTCATGAAAAGCCTTGGAAGGTTTTTCCTAAGAAAAATGCACAGATTTAAGATTTTTGTTATCTATTTTCAGAGGGTTTAGGCATCCCTCCACAACCACAGAATTCTGTCCATCCACAGAATCGCAGCTTAATCCCTGGACAGTTGTTGGTAATGTCTCCAGGTCCTAAGCTGTATGGAGAGCATCCACTGGCAGTAACACAGAATAGGCTTCTGCAGGGGCCACTGGGCTCCCCTCCAGCCAGAGGCTCCCTTGGGCTGGTCCCTGCTGTGCCATGGGCTGAGCACTAACGGTCCAGGTCTGTTGAGTTGGCCTCCAGGTCTCAGAGCAAGGGAATGGAATCTGCAGGAATCACTGAACTTGACATTCCACAGTtggcatggggtggggggagggttacATTCTAAGCCCACCAGGCCCAGTAATCTCTCTGCTGCCATTTCTGCTGGTCAGGACCAAGGAGGAGGGCACAGGATTAGTTCAGGTCAGGCAAAGACTACACAAAGCAAacagcagatcctttaccagcccTACCCTTGAGGCATCCTGCTGACAGGGGTTCCTTCCATACTTGGGTGGCCGTCTGTCATCTTCACCTTTGTGATGGGTCCCCCTGCACCCGGTCAGACTTGGAGATGCCTGCGGGGGCTGGACAGCTATCTTCCATGACTCTACTTGGGGGAGGTCAGAGAATAGGAGAGAAGCCAGGTGGGACTCTCGCCTGGCCCATTCCCTAGCTCCAAAGCCCTGGAGGCCCCTTTGCGAGTGAAAAGCGACAAGTAGCTTCCCCAGAAGCAAATGCAGGAAAAACCCTGTGTGGATGCCTCGTAACAGTCACCCTTAAGAACAGCCAGGGCCACCTCGACCAATGGCTAGTGTGCAGAGTCTCTGGGTCTGTAAGTGCAGCCGGATGAGGCTGGACGGACTGTGAATTCGGCAGGAGTGTGGCCAGGGCACAGTGGCCTCTCCTGGGGCCTGTGACCGGTGCCAACAACAACCGGCTAGAGTGCTTGGCTCTAACGGGGAACCCTGGGATAACGGCCACAGGACGGTGCAAAGTGTGTCTGGAAGGAAAACACTTGAGATCCTAAACCtagaattattttattcaaaaactGCTGGTGTGTgaatttcctccttccttcaaccAGGCCAGAAAACCAGCCCTGATGGGACATGTGCAGCCTCCATGGGGGGAGCCCAGCTGCGGGTCTGGTTCCCTATCACAAACAGTGGGAGGAGGCATGGGGAGAGATGAGGGTTGGGTGAGCGCCAGACCAGAAAAGGCAAGCACTCTCTGGCTCACACCACCCCCTGTCGGCTGCTGCCGCGACTACCCTCTCCCTTCACATTCTAACTACTCAGCCCCCGTCTGGTCCCTGTCCTGTGGACCCCAAGGCCTGAAAGACCCACTGCCAGGTTTTGGCGCTTCTACTTGGGAGCATCTTTGATGCAGGACTGTGTGGAATATGCATATGGGTCCTCCCACCTGATGATCCATTCGCTGTCACTGATATTACCTGGAATCCGACTATGGAAGCTGTCGCCCAACTAGTAATACAGCAAAGTTCTTGCCCTGAAAGCAGGGCTCCAGAGAGTGAGTCTAATCTAATGGCTCTTGATGTCTCAAGCAGGTGAGGGCCCTTGGCTCCACCCACCAGCCCCAGGGGCTTCCTACATCCCCTCCAGTAGCACCGGAAGGGGTGAAGCCCAGCCAGGGTCCGCCCTCTGAAAGCCCCTCCAAGGCTTCCTGGCTGGTGGCCACTGGGGTTGATCAGATCAGCCACGTGCCTTCGGACAAGTGTGATGGCAGGTCACACACGCCTGTGAAAGTGAGATCCTTGGAGTGAGGGGCTTGTGGCCCAGAGCACTTCTGTGTCCCCAACAGGGAGCCCTGTCCCTTTGACACTCCAGCCAAGTAGGTCTCCAGGGTTTTGAGCAGCCGTCTGGGGCTCTTCTTGGCCGACATCTCCAAATCTGGAACAGAGAGGATTGGGGAACAGAAGGCTGGGGGACGGGGCTCCGGGATGCACAACCCAGAGGCTCTggagagaagggggaaggggTTTTCTGAGATGGAGAGCTCACCAGAGAGGGGAACCAAGACACCAGACTTGGGCACAGGGGCCACATACTCTACCCTGTCCGGACAATCTCAATTTTGAATAGTCAGTCTAACTGAGCCAAAAGTTGGGCCCATCTTTTGATTCAGAAAATACGGTAACCAGAGGTATTTGGCCAGAAAGGGAAGAGAGCAGCAGGCTCCCAAGGGTGGGATGATGGAGACTTGGGATGATGGAGACTTGGGGAAGCTGAAACTTGAAAAGGTATGAATGGGAACTGGGGGTAAGGGAAGCCGGCCAAAACCAGTCGATCAACCACCCTGGAGTCCCTGAACCCAGGGACACTAGGAG
Proteins encoded in this region:
- the CAPG gene encoding macrophage-capping protein isoform X1; the encoded protein is MYSPIPQSGSPFPPTVKLPGLHIWRVEKLKPVPVAPENYGIFFSGDSYLVLHNGPEELSHLHLWIGQQSSRDEQGGCAILAVHLNTLLGERPVQHRESQGNESDLFMSYFPHGLKYQEGGVESAFHKTSPGTAPAAIKKLYQVKGKKNIRATERVLSWDSFNTGDCFILDLGQNIFAWCGAKSNILERNKARDLALAIRDSERQGKAHVEIVTDGEEPADMIQVLGPKPSLKEGNPEEDLTADRTNAQAAALYKVSDATGQMNLTKLADSSPFALELLIPDDCFVLDNGLCGKIYIWKGRKANEKERQAALQVAEDFITRMRYAPNTQVEILPQGRESAIFKQFFKDWK